A portion of the Paenibacillus hamazuiensis genome contains these proteins:
- the gyrA gene encoding DNA gyrase subunit A codes for MAEEMRSQVKEIDIGSEMRTSFMDYAMSIIVSRALPDVRDGLKPVHRRILFAMSELGMSPDKPYKKSARIVGEVIGKYHPHGDAAVYETMVRMAQDFSLRYMLVDGHGNFGSIDGDGAAAMRYTEARLSKIAMELLRDIGKETIDFVPNYDGEEQEPAVLPARYPNLLVNGSSGIAVGMATNIPPHNLREVIDGVQQLIENPDITPLELMQSIKGPDFPTAGYIMGREGIRQAYTTGRGSVTMRARATIEEHNNKARIIVHELPYQVIKARLIEKIAELVREKKIDGITDLRDESDRNGMRIVIELRRDVNPNVVLNNLYKHTAMQSNFGIIMLALVNGEPKVLNLKDMLYHYLQHQKEVIRRRTEYDLRKAEARAHILEGLRIALDHLDEVIALIRSSRTAEEARDGLMSRFQLSYDQAQAILDMRLQRLTGLERDKIEEEYAELLKKIAEYKAILADEQLLLNIISEELREIKEKFGDERRTEITVGEESIEDEDLIPQEDVIITISHAGYIKRLPVSTYRSQKRGGKGVLGMDTKDNDFVEHLYVTNTHHYLMFFTNKGKAYRLKAYEIPDLSRTARGTPIINLIQIEQGETINAVIPVESFDSDKFLFFATRNGIVKKTPLDDYSNIRKGGLIALSLREDDDLIGVKLTDGKQSIIMGTKEGISIHFPEEDVRPMGRAATGVKGIQLSEGDVVIDMDVSDEANTVLIVTSKGFGKRTPVSEYRMQTRGGKGIKTLNVTPKNGHVVALKVVSEDEDLMAITAMGTIIRTSMAGISVMGRNTQGVRIINIREEDEVSTVTRVEKSDESSEMEDSSPNVTE; via the coding sequence ATGGCCGAAGAAATGCGATCGCAAGTCAAGGAAATCGACATCGGCTCGGAAATGCGCACGTCCTTCATGGACTACGCGATGAGCATTATCGTGAGCCGTGCGCTTCCCGATGTGCGGGACGGCCTGAAGCCGGTCCATCGGCGAATTTTGTTCGCGATGTCCGAGCTGGGGATGTCTCCGGACAAGCCTTATAAAAAATCGGCGAGAATCGTCGGTGAGGTTATCGGTAAATACCACCCTCACGGCGATGCGGCCGTCTATGAAACGATGGTGCGGATGGCGCAGGATTTTTCGCTCCGCTACATGCTGGTCGACGGTCACGGGAACTTCGGTTCGATCGACGGCGACGGCGCGGCGGCGATGCGTTATACCGAAGCGCGCCTTTCCAAAATCGCGATGGAGCTTTTGCGCGACATCGGCAAAGAAACGATCGATTTTGTTCCCAACTATGACGGGGAAGAACAAGAACCGGCTGTTTTGCCGGCGCGTTACCCGAACCTGCTCGTCAACGGCTCCTCAGGGATTGCCGTCGGGATGGCGACGAACATTCCGCCGCATAATCTACGCGAGGTCATTGACGGAGTGCAGCAGTTGATTGAGAACCCGGATATTACGCCGCTTGAACTGATGCAGTCGATCAAAGGGCCCGACTTTCCGACAGCCGGGTATATTATGGGCCGGGAAGGCATCAGGCAAGCGTACACGACCGGCCGCGGCTCCGTCACGATGCGCGCCCGCGCAACGATCGAGGAGCATAACAACAAGGCTCGTATCATCGTGCACGAGCTGCCTTACCAGGTCATTAAAGCAAGGCTGATTGAGAAAATCGCCGAGCTCGTCCGCGAAAAGAAAATCGACGGCATCACCGACCTAAGGGACGAATCGGATCGCAACGGGATGCGGATCGTTATCGAGCTGCGCCGCGACGTCAATCCGAACGTCGTCCTGAACAATCTGTACAAACATACCGCCATGCAGTCCAATTTCGGGATCATCATGCTTGCTCTCGTGAACGGGGAGCCTAAGGTTTTGAACCTGAAGGACATGCTGTATCATTACCTGCAGCACCAGAAGGAAGTCATTCGTCGTCGTACGGAATACGATTTGCGAAAGGCCGAAGCCCGCGCCCATATTCTCGAAGGCTTGCGCATCGCCCTCGATCATCTGGACGAGGTCATTGCTCTCATTCGATCTTCCCGTACGGCGGAAGAAGCGAGAGACGGGCTGATGAGCCGGTTCCAGCTCAGCTACGATCAGGCGCAGGCGATCTTGGACATGCGCTTGCAGCGTCTGACCGGGTTGGAACGCGACAAGATCGAGGAAGAATATGCCGAGCTGCTGAAAAAGATCGCCGAATACAAAGCGATTTTGGCGGATGAGCAGCTGCTGCTGAACATCATCAGCGAGGAACTGCGCGAAATCAAAGAAAAATTCGGCGACGAGCGCCGCACCGAGATCACGGTTGGGGAAGAAAGCATTGAGGACGAGGACCTGATTCCGCAGGAAGACGTCATCATTACGATTTCCCATGCCGGATATATTAAACGTTTGCCGGTCAGCACCTACCGCAGTCAAAAGCGGGGCGGCAAAGGCGTGCTCGGGATGGACACGAAGGATAACGATTTCGTCGAGCATCTTTACGTCACCAATACCCATCATTACCTGATGTTTTTCACAAACAAAGGGAAAGCCTACAGGCTGAAGGCTTACGAGATTCCGGATCTAAGCCGCACGGCCCGGGGGACGCCGATCATCAACCTGATTCAAATCGAACAGGGCGAAACGATCAATGCGGTCATTCCGGTCGAAAGCTTCGATTCCGATAAATTTTTATTTTTTGCCACGAGAAACGGAATTGTCAAAAAGACGCCTTTGGACGATTACTCCAATATCCGCAAAGGCGGTTTGATCGCCTTGTCCTTGCGTGAGGATGACGATTTGATCGGAGTCAAACTGACGGACGGTAAACAGTCGATCATTATGGGCACCAAAGAAGGCATCTCTATTCACTTCCCGGAAGAGGATGTACGTCCGATGGGACGCGCAGCTACCGGAGTGAAAGGGATCCAGCTCAGCGAAGGCGACGTCGTGATCGACATGGATGTTTCGGACGAGGCCAATACGGTGCTTATTGTAACTTCCAAAGGATTCGGCAAGCGGACGCCGGTTTCCGAATACCGGATGCAAACGCGCGGCGGCAAAGGGATCAAAACTTTGAATGTGACGCCGAAAAATGGCCACGTCGTCGCTCTGAAGGTCGTAAGCGAAGACGAAGATTTGATGGCCATCACCGCGATGGGCACGATTATCCGGACCAGTATGGCGGGAATTTCCGTAATGGGTCGAAATACCCAGGGCGTGAGAATTATCAACATCCGCGAGGAAGACGAAGTTTCAACGGTGACGCGGGTTGAAAAGAGCGATGAATCGTCAGAAATGGAAGATTCTAGTCCAAACGTCACAGAATAA
- a CDS encoding HD-GYP domain-containing protein yields MATVPVSQLKTGEKIIENVQTKLGSVLFQKGKIVTERDIEILRAFLIPSVVIESKSAEVSEAAEAPPEEPVSTVLPFYLQYDKMFGLLKKVFNLANANQSLPILEIRTAMESLIQTIDHYNILTFSPRNNTVRDFVYHKSIMVSLTSYMLGKWHGLPQKDLMPVALGGLLHDIGNSKIDDAILYKPGKLTEQELEEVKRHTVIGYNILKSLPAVNEGVKLCAVQHHEREDGSGYPLGVKGDKIHLYAKIVAIADMFHAMTTHRAHKKAESPYLVLEELFQEAFGKLDPVLVQTFINKVTQFHNGTLVKLSDNRIGEIVFSDRANPTRPWVNINGTIVNLTVERNLFIKDVIQK; encoded by the coding sequence ATGGCAACAGTTCCCGTTTCGCAATTAAAGACCGGTGAGAAAATAATCGAGAACGTTCAGACGAAGCTTGGCAGTGTGCTTTTTCAGAAAGGTAAAATCGTCACGGAGCGGGATATTGAAATTTTGCGGGCATTCCTTATTCCCAGCGTCGTCATAGAATCCAAGTCTGCCGAAGTGTCGGAGGCTGCCGAAGCACCGCCGGAGGAACCGGTCAGTACGGTTTTGCCTTTTTACTTGCAGTACGACAAGATGTTTGGATTGTTGAAAAAAGTATTTAATTTGGCGAATGCGAATCAAAGTTTGCCGATCCTGGAGATCCGCACAGCGATGGAATCGCTCATCCAGACGATCGATCATTACAACATATTGACGTTTTCGCCGCGTAACAATACCGTTAGAGACTTTGTGTATCACAAAAGCATAATGGTCAGCTTAACTTCCTATATGCTGGGTAAGTGGCATGGGCTGCCTCAAAAGGATCTGATGCCGGTTGCCTTGGGCGGATTGCTTCACGATATCGGAAACAGCAAGATCGACGATGCCATTTTGTATAAGCCGGGCAAGCTGACCGAGCAGGAGCTTGAGGAAGTGAAGCGGCACACGGTGATCGGTTATAACATTTTAAAATCATTGCCTGCCGTCAATGAAGGCGTAAAGCTTTGTGCGGTGCAGCATCATGAGCGGGAGGACGGTTCGGGATATCCGCTGGGGGTCAAGGGGGATAAGATTCATCTGTACGCTAAAATCGTCGCTATCGCCGATATGTTTCATGCTATGACTACGCACCGTGCGCATAAAAAAGCCGAGTCGCCCTATCTTGTATTAGAGGAGCTCTTTCAGGAAGCGTTCGGTAAGCTGGACCCTGTGCTGGTGCAAACATTTATCAATAAAGTGACCCAATTCCACAACGGTACTCTTGTTAAGCTCAGCGACAACCGCATCGGGGAAATTGTGTTTTCCGACAGGGCGAACCCAACGCGGCCTTGGGTTAACATCAACGGGACGATCGTCAACCTGACCGTAGAAAGAAACTTATTTATTAAGGACGTTATTCAAAAATAA